From one Bacteriovorax sp. BAL6_X genomic stretch:
- a CDS encoding pitrilysin family protein — MFKAINLFAFITAALFLNSSCSSTNEAKHSGNTDLGSLELNIDVQKYTLDNGLRLLLVRDSKLPIASIYTFYDVGGRYERKGTTGATHFLEHMMFKKTKNFPAEYFSDYIETYGGNSNAYTTFDNTVYYENIAAPTVEKMIELEAERMANLMLEEVPFEKERQVVLEERKMRYENRPSGKIHLAMMKAMFKGTPYGGSVIGDAKDVKDLDRKQMLEFYHDFYAPNNAIMVIVGDINPSSILSKVKKTIGKIPMNKNLEAKKSKLDDAGRYKRQAKLPYVRSLKGQSKNPMFRLAFPAVSVTHEDSYALDFLSDILGTGTSSYLVKNYVVSKSPRLSKVYSYNYGLKNGGIFVIGGELLPKKGIKDTRRRLLRTLKKSCSKAITPRAVQKTKNMLLKQYYEAISTNDGLASFLGSSEFFNGDYKEYKKQLKSYSEMTVDQVRDVCRRYISGNEYVFLSIWDRN; from the coding sequence ATGTTTAAAGCAATTAATTTATTTGCCTTTATTACTGCAGCTCTTTTTCTAAACTCATCATGTTCATCAACAAATGAAGCAAAACACTCTGGCAACACAGATCTAGGGTCTCTTGAGCTTAATATTGATGTGCAAAAGTATACTTTAGATAATGGCCTGCGCTTACTACTTGTTCGAGACTCGAAATTACCGATTGCCTCAATTTACACATTTTATGATGTCGGTGGCCGCTACGAAAGAAAGGGCACGACTGGAGCAACTCACTTTCTTGAGCATATGATGTTTAAGAAGACAAAGAATTTTCCAGCAGAGTACTTCTCAGACTATATTGAAACATATGGTGGGAACTCAAATGCATACACGACATTTGATAACACGGTTTACTACGAAAATATTGCAGCTCCTACTGTTGAAAAAATGATTGAACTTGAAGCTGAAAGAATGGCAAATTTAATGCTTGAAGAAGTGCCTTTTGAAAAAGAAAGACAAGTTGTTCTTGAAGAAAGAAAGATGCGCTATGAAAATAGGCCAAGTGGAAAGATTCACCTTGCTATGATGAAAGCAATGTTTAAAGGAACTCCATATGGAGGCTCTGTCATTGGTGATGCTAAAGACGTAAAGGATTTAGATCGTAAGCAAATGCTTGAGTTTTATCATGATTTCTATGCTCCAAATAATGCTATTATGGTAATTGTTGGAGATATCAATCCTTCTTCAATACTTTCTAAAGTGAAAAAAACAATTGGAAAAATTCCAATGAATAAGAATCTTGAAGCAAAAAAGTCAAAGCTTGATGATGCTGGAAGATATAAGAGACAAGCAAAGCTTCCTTACGTTAGAAGCCTTAAGGGGCAATCTAAGAACCCAATGTTTAGACTAGCTTTTCCTGCAGTTTCAGTTACTCATGAAGACTCATATGCCCTAGATTTCTTATCTGATATTTTAGGAACTGGAACAAGCTCTTATCTTGTTAAAAATTATGTTGTTTCTAAGTCGCCAAGACTTTCAAAAGTTTATTCATATAATTATGGCCTAAAAAATGGCGGAATTTTTGTTATTGGAGGAGAGCTGCTTCCAAAGAAAGGGATCAAAGATACTCGCCGTCGATTACTACGAACATTAAAGAAATCTTGCTCTAAAGCAATCACTCCACGTGCTGTTCAAAAAACTAAGAATATGCTGCTTAAGCAGTACTATGAAGCGATCTCTACAAATGATGGTTTAGCAAGCTTTTTAGGGTCATCAGAGTTTTTTAATGGTGACTATAAAGAATATAAGAAACAGCTAAAGAGCTACAGTGAAATGACTGTTGATCAGGTACGTGATGTTTGTCGTCGTTATATCTCTGGTAACGAATATGTATTCTTATCAATTTGGGATCGTAACTAG
- a CDS encoding NHL repeat protein, producing the protein MRKFKIIQLIFFITLIHGLTSCEEVESVIKAEPLPAPSGNYLEPGDIIVMNYTADSIVQLDSNGVFKRTIYQVTGNSVLLLALGWSNEKNQLLFTTDGNDRVLGVNAYTGKVSDVIVHSGLNGSLRGVTELVNGNIAVLESNNLELFTPLGDGHQRETSGFPITNIISTGQGMAPLADGGFLISSRGSDQIRTYDEDGVQQNSVGSPAGANDGYFAIELDNGDIVGIWNGTTDQVVEYDSSLSATGASYSNTTYLTNPRGVAQLHSGNIIVSDYSYNHLVEIDISDYSLVRTIGQGLSGPTHVLVVPDY; encoded by the coding sequence ATGAGAAAGTTTAAAATTATACAGCTAATATTTTTTATCACCTTAATCCATGGCCTAACTTCTTGTGAGGAGGTTGAATCAGTTATTAAAGCAGAGCCCCTGCCAGCACCTAGTGGTAACTATCTAGAGCCAGGAGATATCATTGTAATGAATTACACTGCCGATTCGATTGTCCAACTTGATAGTAATGGAGTTTTTAAAAGAACAATCTATCAAGTGACAGGCAATAGTGTTTTGCTTTTGGCACTAGGTTGGTCAAATGAGAAAAACCAACTTCTATTTACAACTGATGGTAATGACCGAGTTTTAGGAGTAAATGCTTATACAGGAAAAGTTTCTGATGTGATTGTTCACTCAGGTCTTAATGGTAGCCTTAGGGGTGTGACAGAATTAGTAAATGGAAATATTGCTGTTCTTGAGTCAAATAATCTCGAACTATTTACACCTCTAGGAGATGGCCATCAAAGAGAGACTTCTGGTTTTCCAATTACAAATATTATTAGTACTGGACAAGGAATGGCACCACTAGCAGATGGTGGATTTTTAATAAGCTCTCGTGGCTCTGATCAGATAAGAACTTATGATGAAGATGGTGTACAACAAAATAGTGTTGGAAGTCCTGCCGGCGCAAATGATGGCTACTTTGCTATCGAGTTAGATAATGGAGATATTGTCGGTATATGGAATGGAACGACAGACCAAGTAGTTGAATATGACAGTTCTCTAAGCGCAACAGGAGCGAGCTATAGTAATACAACATACCTTACAAATCCAAGAGGTGTCGCACAACTACATAGTGGTAATATTATTGTTTCTGATTATTCATATAATCACTTAGTGGAAATTGATATTAGTGATTACTCTTTAGTTAGAACAATTGGGCAAGGCCTTTCAGGCCCTACCCATGTTCTGGTTGTACCAGATTATTGA
- a CDS encoding sterol desaturase family protein, protein MKKYESIRIFKNPILESFTHVHPIVPLVLWTPFIGFLIYRSYFELGYTHLQMLLCAVSGLIIWTLTEYLLHRFVFHLRPIGPLSERFVFLFHGLHHDDPNDPTRLVMPPVPAILIMALIWLFFSLFIPAFYMPGFMAFFTVGYLCYDYIHYATHHFKMSGKVGRYLKKFHLQHHFRHEKAKYGVSSPLWDYVFRTVTGPKED, encoded by the coding sequence GTGAAAAAATACGAATCAATTAGAATATTTAAAAATCCTATTCTTGAGTCATTTACGCATGTCCATCCAATTGTACCTTTGGTTCTTTGGACACCATTTATAGGATTTCTAATTTATCGTTCATATTTTGAACTTGGTTATACTCATTTACAGATGCTTCTATGTGCTGTGAGTGGTCTTATTATTTGGACTCTTACAGAGTACCTTCTACACCGCTTTGTTTTCCATTTAAGGCCGATTGGTCCTCTTTCTGAGCGATTTGTCTTCCTTTTTCATGGACTTCATCACGATGACCCAAATGACCCGACAAGACTGGTTATGCCTCCTGTACCGGCCATTCTTATTATGGCCTTGATTTGGTTATTCTTTTCATTATTTATTCCTGCTTTTTACATGCCAGGATTTATGGCCTTTTTCACAGTAGGCTATCTTTGCTACGATTATATTCACTATGCGACTCATCATTTTAAGATGAGTGGAAAAGTAGGGCGCTACTTAAAAAAGTTTCACCTACAACACCACTTTAGACATGAGAAAGCGAAGTACGGTGTAAGTTCACCGCTATGGGACTATGTGTTTAG
- a CDS encoding GGDEF domain-containing protein encodes MLEKQYKALLDFICQNVEEHNFNIILKSFRDFIRTEFDSKTPLVFATLDNDSANPIIRDFYNNKVIEEYPSKVYQELMGALKTQKLHVDIEGDKYRFVEVGFNGSQSLYLVLNGEYSTEIFNQIENYIQSKFRSLLRVKELQRLQALAHVDDVTGLYNQRKFKSDIDAAIREFEALERSFSLIFIDIDYFKSINDGHGHLIGTSLLQQVAETIRATVREDDLCYRYGGDEFVVLAPYSSLKDAKMIGQRILNRVKSTVYKIEADLEINTHEDEDVQLSVSIGVANYPTNASGRNEIIGMADRMMYEAKKSGRGKVCVADS; translated from the coding sequence ATGCTGGAAAAACAATATAAAGCACTTTTAGATTTTATCTGTCAAAATGTTGAAGAGCATAACTTCAATATCATTTTGAAGTCCTTTCGTGATTTTATTAGGACAGAGTTTGATTCAAAAACGCCACTTGTTTTTGCAACACTTGATAATGATTCGGCAAATCCCATCATTCGAGATTTCTATAATAATAAAGTTATTGAAGAGTACCCAAGTAAGGTCTATCAAGAACTTATGGGGGCCTTAAAGACGCAGAAGCTGCACGTTGATATCGAAGGTGATAAGTACCGCTTCGTGGAAGTCGGCTTTAATGGTAGCCAAAGCTTATACCTAGTTCTTAATGGAGAGTATTCAACAGAAATCTTTAATCAAATAGAAAATTATATTCAATCGAAATTTAGAAGCCTTTTACGAGTCAAAGAACTACAACGTCTTCAGGCCTTAGCACATGTTGATGATGTCACAGGACTGTATAATCAAAGAAAGTTTAAAAGTGATATTGATGCTGCTATTAGAGAGTTTGAAGCATTAGAGCGCTCATTCTCTTTGATTTTCATTGATATTGATTATTTTAAAAGTATCAATGATGGCCATGGCCACTTAATTGGAACGAGTTTACTTCAGCAGGTTGCTGAAACTATTCGTGCAACAGTTAGAGAAGATGATCTTTGTTATCGTTATGGGGGAGACGAATTTGTTGTTCTTGCCCCATATTCTTCTCTAAAAGACGCTAAGATGATTGGTCAACGAATTCTTAACCGAGTTAAGTCGACTGTTTATAAGATCGAAGCTGATCTTGAAATCAATACTCATGAGGATGAAGACGTCCAACTGAGTGTCTCAATTGGTGTTGCCAATTACCCAACTAACGCTTCTGGACGTAATGAAATCATCGGAATGGCAGATAGAATGATGTATGAAGCAAAAAAGTCTGGACGTGGCAAAGTCTGTGTAGCAGACTCATAA
- a CDS encoding L,D-transpeptidase family protein: MIKKLLFLSTIITSTIFSMSSVAQEFYPSNLLLLNDYFAHHVIVAEKSTHTLYLYENNNGLPRLIKTYQMATGQKVGNKSYQGDRRTPEGVYHFNQFIEHKDLIKRHGELGAQYGVGAFVLNYPNPIDKAQGKTGGGIWLHSTDNEPRIDKGLDSKGCLVAHNINLIDISKFIEINKTNIVVVHNLKFFNKETWLKEKNEILDTVNGWLTAWSTENIKDYLSFYSRTEFVDPSRGNYNSFAQYKRAVFANPGTPSIQLKNLTVLKADDYVVVTFKQDYTSNTINDIGKKTLYLKRDAYYKWKIVAERWQRIPMDITNEREHLSFEPSQRFFTSQDPKQIFTLNLTLTRPYSEN, encoded by the coding sequence ATGATTAAAAAACTATTATTTTTATCGACTATTATTACATCGACTATTTTTTCTATGAGTAGTGTCGCTCAGGAATTCTATCCATCAAATCTGCTTTTATTAAATGATTACTTCGCACACCATGTGATCGTTGCAGAGAAATCAACTCATACACTCTATCTATATGAAAATAACAATGGCCTACCACGATTAATTAAAACTTATCAGATGGCCACAGGTCAAAAGGTTGGAAATAAGTCTTACCAAGGTGATCGTAGAACACCAGAAGGTGTTTATCATTTCAATCAATTTATTGAGCACAAAGACCTCATCAAGAGACATGGAGAACTTGGTGCGCAATACGGGGTTGGAGCATTTGTTCTTAACTACCCTAACCCAATTGATAAGGCCCAAGGAAAAACAGGTGGCGGAATCTGGCTTCACTCAACAGACAACGAACCAAGAATTGACAAAGGTCTTGATTCAAAAGGATGTCTAGTTGCTCACAATATCAACTTAATTGATATTTCAAAGTTTATTGAAATTAATAAGACTAATATTGTTGTTGTTCACAACCTGAAATTTTTCAACAAAGAAACATGGTTAAAAGAAAAAAATGAAATATTAGATACAGTTAACGGTTGGCTAACAGCTTGGTCAACGGAGAATATTAAAGACTACCTAAGCTTCTATTCACGTACAGAATTTGTTGATCCAAGCCGTGGGAACTATAACTCTTTTGCACAATACAAAAGGGCCGTATTTGCAAACCCTGGCACACCATCAATTCAACTTAAGAATCTTACCGTCTTAAAAGCTGATGACTATGTTGTCGTAACGTTTAAGCAAGATTACACTAGTAATACAATTAACGATATTGGAAAGAAAACACTCTATTTAAAACGTGACGCTTACTACAAGTGGAAGATTGTAGCAGAGCGATGGCAGCGTATTCCAATGGATATTACAAACGAGAGGGAGCACTTAAGTTTTGAACCATCACAAAGGTTCTTTACTTCGCAAGACCCAAAACAAATTTTCACATTGAATCTCACTTTAACGAGACCATATAGCGAAAATTAA
- a CDS encoding pitrilysin family protein, which produces MNKILKSLIIASTFVSVGANELVDKIEKFKWDNIDVTYIQDDKFPTYNVTIFFADGAIKDGRTKGVTKMMFDLLESGTNRFSLNEIADNLEFYGVSTTSNVTHEFSSYSYSGLAKDVIPTTKKICHIFRDAVYPNQELSKAKKSLIAQRQNLVSNHGELASIAFRSISLKGTPYVSDVRGRLADIKRIKRAYLQSRLKYFRDDVKKKVYITGPRSLLKVKNIITDECGFNAKASFIRRLDTEVKEIKKFNPEKPLIHFVEVPKANQAQVRAGVYIAKKEDPGFENLEFMSQYLGGGFTSILVKELRTKRGLTYSAWATAGMQKDYGRSILSTFTKEETVGQMVQEVVKILKDNSVPTNISMEEIEKVRKAVKGGFAFQFQKPSSFMRQLVSLDNSQVDIKRFLEYTESVDKISQEDVAKTIYAAFPYDKVQIVVLGDKSMKKALSKIGKIKTYSYKNFL; this is translated from the coding sequence ATGAATAAAATTTTAAAATCATTAATCATTGCATCTACATTCGTAAGTGTTGGTGCCAATGAACTTGTCGATAAAATTGAAAAGTTTAAGTGGGACAATATTGATGTCACTTATATTCAAGATGATAAATTTCCAACTTACAATGTTACGATCTTCTTTGCAGATGGTGCAATTAAAGACGGACGTACTAAAGGTGTAACTAAGATGATGTTTGACCTACTAGAGAGTGGGACAAATCGTTTTAGCTTAAATGAAATTGCGGACAATTTAGAATTCTATGGTGTTTCAACTACTTCAAATGTAACACATGAATTCTCAAGCTATTCTTATAGTGGACTTGCAAAAGATGTGATTCCAACAACAAAGAAAATTTGTCATATATTTAGGGATGCAGTTTATCCAAACCAAGAGTTATCTAAGGCAAAGAAGTCTCTCATCGCTCAAAGGCAAAACCTAGTATCTAATCACGGTGAGCTAGCTTCTATTGCCTTTCGTTCAATAAGCCTTAAGGGAACTCCATACGTTTCAGATGTTAGAGGTAGGCTTGCAGATATTAAGCGTATTAAGAGGGCCTATCTTCAAAGTCGCCTGAAGTATTTTAGAGATGATGTGAAAAAGAAAGTTTATATCACTGGGCCACGTTCACTTCTTAAAGTCAAAAATATTATTACAGACGAATGTGGCTTCAATGCTAAAGCAAGCTTCATCAGAAGATTGGATACTGAGGTTAAAGAGATAAAGAAATTTAATCCTGAGAAACCTCTTATACACTTTGTTGAAGTCCCTAAGGCAAATCAAGCACAAGTTAGAGCAGGGGTTTATATTGCAAAAAAAGAGGATCCTGGTTTTGAAAATCTAGAATTTATGTCTCAATACTTAGGTGGTGGATTCACATCGATTCTTGTTAAAGAACTAAGAACAAAAAGAGGGCTAACATATTCGGCCTGGGCTACAGCTGGTATGCAAAAAGATTATGGCCGCTCGATTCTTTCTACTTTTACAAAGGAAGAAACAGTAGGGCAGATGGTTCAAGAAGTCGTGAAGATATTAAAAGACAATTCTGTGCCAACAAATATATCGATGGAAGAAATTGAAAAAGTTAGAAAGGCCGTTAAGGGTGGATTTGCTTTTCAATTTCAAAAGCCTTCAAGCTTTATGAGACAACTTGTAAGTCTTGATAATTCTCAAGTTGATATCAAACGATTCCTTGAGTACACGGAGTCTGTTGATAAGATCTCGCAGGAGGATGTCGCAAAGACAATCTATGCGGCCTTCCCATATGATAAGGTACAAATTGTAGTTCTTGGTGATAAGTCTATGAAGAAGGCCTTAAGCAAAATAGGAAAGATTAAAACTTATTCTTATAAGAATTTTCTCTAA
- a CDS encoding polymer-forming cytoskeletal protein, protein MDLRDQNFTFVGIGSVIKGDIVLAGPSHICSTIEGDIQIDEKHQLTIEPQGNVKGRIRCGDLNIYGVVCGDITAQGKVKVFPTGTVKGQIVAKNINIAPGAKVNMQGHTLES, encoded by the coding sequence ATGGATTTAAGAGATCAAAATTTTACTTTTGTCGGTATTGGCTCGGTTATAAAAGGTGATATCGTTCTAGCAGGGCCTTCACATATTTGTTCAACGATCGAAGGTGATATTCAAATCGATGAGAAACATCAACTGACAATTGAGCCTCAAGGTAATGTAAAAGGACGAATTCGCTGTGGAGACCTAAATATCTATGGCGTTGTTTGTGGTGATATTACCGCACAGGGAAAGGTAAAGGTCTTCCCTACAGGAACAGTTAAAGGTCAAATTGTTGCTAAGAATATTAATATTGCTCCAGGAGCAAAGGTTAATATGCAAGGGCATACTCTAGAGTCGTAA
- a CDS encoding metallophosphoesterase translates to MKYLILSDLHLGKGSYLQNGEFNILEDFFEDNRFYEFCDYFSTNEYYSKPVTIIMNGDILNLIQIDSDGVFTHVVDEQMTIKQIEDIAKGHPRFFAGLKKFLRAPHKRVVYVVGNHDVGMLFKGAQEKFSKICGDNIFFTETFLENGLHVEHGHRFEAVNTVPKAKQFIRGPGGKEILNFPWGSLFCINVLPKLKKERPYIDKVRPMSSYVKWCLFNDTRFFWRLFMTCINYVIKTHSNYYTRQNSNFKTNIKILQQITIYPRYERMARRILDRDSSIHTVVMGHTHLQEWRRFPEGRYYFNTGTWNNIPSIDAGKHQDTLSLTYCSVTVHPESKSLVNASMNQWMGQWKPYIEEIRTS, encoded by the coding sequence ATGAAGTATCTAATTTTATCTGATCTCCATTTAGGCAAAGGTAGTTACCTGCAAAACGGTGAATTTAATATCTTAGAAGATTTCTTCGAAGATAATCGTTTCTATGAATTCTGTGACTACTTCTCAACGAATGAGTATTATTCAAAACCTGTCACAATCATTATGAATGGAGATATTCTAAATCTTATTCAAATTGATTCAGACGGTGTCTTTACTCATGTTGTAGATGAGCAAATGACAATCAAGCAAATTGAAGATATTGCAAAAGGACACCCTCGCTTTTTTGCTGGACTTAAAAAGTTTCTAAGGGCACCTCATAAGAGGGTCGTCTATGTTGTTGGAAATCATGATGTAGGGATGCTTTTTAAGGGAGCTCAAGAGAAGTTTTCTAAAATTTGTGGTGATAATATCTTCTTTACTGAAACTTTCTTAGAAAATGGCCTTCATGTAGAGCACGGACATCGTTTCGAGGCAGTCAACACTGTTCCAAAGGCCAAGCAATTCATTCGTGGACCTGGAGGAAAAGAAATTCTTAACTTTCCATGGGGCTCTCTATTTTGCATCAATGTCCTTCCAAAGCTTAAAAAAGAGCGACCTTATATTGATAAGGTTAGGCCAATGTCTTCATACGTGAAGTGGTGTCTTTTTAATGATACGAGATTCTTTTGGCGGCTTTTTATGACTTGTATAAATTATGTTATCAAGACTCATTCAAATTATTACACACGTCAAAATTCAAATTTTAAAACTAATATAAAAATCCTACAACAAATCACAATCTATCCACGCTATGAGCGTATGGCCAGACGAATCCTGGATCGCGACAGCTCAATCCATACAGTTGTTATGGGACATACCCACCTACAAGAGTGGAGACGATTTCCAGAAGGACGCTATTACTTTAATACCGGAACTTGGAATAATATCCCTTCTATTGATGCAGGAAAGCACCAAGATACGTTAAGTCTTACTTATTGTAGTGTTACTGTACATCCCGAGAGCAAATCATTAGTTAATGCGTCAATGAATCAGTGGATGGGACAGTGGAAGCCCTATATCGAAGAAATTAGAACTAGTTAA